In the genome of Kwoniella newhampshirensis strain CBS 13917 chromosome 10 map unlocalized Ctg15, whole genome shotgun sequence, the window CCATCCAGCCCAGAGCGCAGACCCACCCCGCTAAACTACCGATCGTTCATCATTTCATCCACTACATAACTTCTGACATTATCTACGCTCCACCGCCAAATtagagaaagagaaaaggggGCGAAAAGAATTATCGTTGATTCGTACGCCAAGCATTCAGATAATGGTCGTTAAGCGGGCAAGTGGCGTGCGAGGGTCGCGTTTTTCTCATTTAAAGAGTCTTCTCGTCTGTGACGACACCTAATCAGCCTGATATCTATCGGAGGACACCATCGACTCACGCTCGAAGCTGGAAGGCGCGGTGGTACCGGCGGGGTTGAAGCTCTGGTCCTTGGCGAAGGGGTTGGTCTGGCCGGTGGTAGCCTGGGCTCGGGTCTTGACGTTACCGATGAGAGGTCGGAGAACATTGTGGTAAAGGACCTCGGCGCCTCGTGTGGCAGGAAGCATGACTGAACGGCCAGTCAGTGGGTGAACTTGGCAGGAAGAATGGGGTGGACTCACGCCAGATGGTAAAGAGAGTCTTGAAAACGAAGTACAGAGGGACCCAGTAGAGAATGGCTCGGACACCCCAAGACTCGGCGAGGTTCAATGAGCCGAAGACGACCTGAAGAGCTATTAGTGAGGGTCGAGCTGTGAATGAAAGGAGCCACTCACCCAGTAAGTCAACCACTGCTTGTCATCGTTGGATTGAGGAGACTCGATAGCCTGAACAGAAAGGTAGGCGGGGAGGACCCAGCCGATGAGGTTGGAGACGGGCTGGGCGAGACCGAggaagttgaagaagatgagaacgaCGGAGCTGAGAGAGAGTCAGCGGAGGTGCCACCGAGCAAACAAGCCACACTCACGAAGCACCGAGGGCGAGCACACCGTAAGCCTTGGGGACCTTGGTCTGTTGCTCGAGTTGACGAAGCATGGGGTATCGGTTGAGCTGTGGGAGGTCTCAGCGGGGATGGCGGGCAATACGTTAAACAGCGGACTCACCTCCGCATCAAGAGCGTTCACCTGACCACTGGCAAACTTGGACGCTTGCTGGGTGTAAGGGTGGTTGAGGAAGTTTTGTTTGATCTGTTGGGATTGAGGGGCGGCCATCTAGATTGAGGAGCGGGTTGTCAGCATGATGGAATATTAAGTCGACATCAAGAGTAGCCTCCACGTCCCACGCAGCGTGCTCGAGGTCGGATGCACTCGAGACTGGATAAGGTCGACGTCGAGTGCACACGACACGATGACGTATCGTTGCAAGGTTTATCTCCCTCGTCTCGGGAAGAGCAGCATGGCTGATATGGAAGCCTTGACTCACCGTGACGATTCTATTGACTTTATCTCAGTTGATGTGAGTATGAACGCTTTGACTGTGATGTAAgtttgatgatgagagaagagaagagagatggaaaCGAGTTGATTTTATCTTGTTAGGTGGGGACGCGGCACTGGGCTGTGacgagggggaggggggggtTGAAGAGTAGGAGGGATAGGGGGGAACAATTATTCATGTCGTCATTTCCTTCCCATTCGTCACTCTGGATTGGTGCCACAGTGTCATGATTGATCGGGATTTGGAGTTGACACGTTGAAAAGGAGAGGGGATGTGTGGGATATCAGGCAGACAACACTGGTTATCAGCCTCATCTCCTTTTGCTGCGTGGCGATAGTCGGATCGAGCGCGTCGTGCAACAACATAACGACGTTTGTGTTTCATTTCAACTCTCCCGGTTTTCGGGATCCTCATCACGGCATCTCTTTTCGTTGGAGGAAAGCTTATCACGATCGCTTCGAGATACACACAGATACACTCAAAACGGGGAGAagatagagagagagtgtatgtgtgtgagagagtACGATTGCACTTGATCTTTGTGTTGTTGTGATTCTTGATCCtgtcatcgtccatctGCTATCCGATCGGTCCGCTTTCCACGTCCACATCACCTCTCCGCCTCGCGACCACGAGTCAGACGACAATCGAGTGTGCGTAGCATCACCACGCAGCTGCACATATGCACTTGTCCCCAAATTCACGATCGCCGGTGTTGAACAATGGCCTAGCGAATGGTGGTcctggtcgaggaaggaagagcggATTGAGGGCGAGAGGCACGCAGCTGCTGGCGTTGAGGTTTGGCTGGGTGGTTCTGGTGATTTGGTTCGAGGTGGGTTGTG includes:
- a CDS encoding protein YOP1 yields the protein MAAPQSQQIKQNFLNHPYTQQASKFASGQVNALDAELNRYPMLRQLEQQTKVPKAYGVLALGASSVVLIFFNFLGLAQPVSNLIGWVLPAYLSVQAIESPQSNDDKQWLTYWVVFGSLNLAESWGVRAILYWVPLYFVFKTLFTIWLMLPATRGAEVLYHNVLRPLIGNVKTRAQATTGQTNPFAKDQSFNPAGTTAPSSFEHEKTL